A genomic window from Anthocerotibacter panamensis C109 includes:
- a CDS encoding fructosamine kinase family protein, which yields MWDRVVEAIERATGTAFYKAQYRPVGGGCIHQAYRVTDGERTFFVKCHAVVQVEMFAAEQAALEELDATRTIRVPKPIVVGTAGDIAYLVLEWLDLDGPPNWTLLGERLALLHRTLAPHGYGYGWHCTNAIGATPQPNPWTAEWVDFWARYRLGFQLELARRKGFNTGSGEKLLALLPDFFVDYRPQPSLVHGDLWSGNVAFTPAGEPVIFDPALYWADREVDLAMTELFGGFAAPFYRAYEQVYPLDPGYPRRKTLYNLYHVLNHFNLFGGGYGAQAERMIEALLRSI from the coding sequence ATGTGGGACCGGGTTGTGGAGGCGATTGAGCGAGCTACCGGAACAGCGTTTTACAAGGCGCAATACCGTCCAGTGGGCGGGGGATGTATCCATCAAGCCTACCGGGTAACCGATGGGGAACGCACTTTTTTTGTCAAATGCCATGCAGTGGTGCAGGTGGAGATGTTTGCAGCAGAACAGGCGGCCTTGGAGGAACTCGACGCAACCCGGACCATCCGGGTTCCCAAGCCTATTGTGGTGGGTACTGCCGGTGACATTGCCTATCTGGTCCTCGAATGGCTGGACCTGGACGGACCCCCGAATTGGACCCTGTTGGGGGAGCGTCTAGCCCTCCTACACCGCACCCTTGCGCCCCACGGCTACGGTTATGGCTGGCACTGCACCAACGCCATTGGAGCAACTCCTCAGCCCAATCCTTGGACCGCTGAATGGGTAGATTTCTGGGCTCGCTACCGTCTGGGCTTTCAATTGGAGTTGGCCCGACGCAAGGGCTTTAACACGGGGTCCGGCGAAAAGCTCCTTGCGCTCCTGCCAGATTTTTTTGTCGATTACCGCCCACAGCCGTCTTTGGTCCACGGGGACCTTTGGTCGGGCAATGTAGCCTTTACTCCGGCGGGCGAGCCGGTGATTTTTGACCCTGCGCTCTATTGGGCTGACCGGGAAGTGGATCTGGCGATGACTGAACTCTTTGGGGGCTTCGCAGCACCGTTTTATCGGGCCTACGAACAGGTCTATCCCCTAGACCCTGGCTATCCCCGGCGCAAAACGCTCTATAACCTCTACCATGTCCTCAACCACTTCAATCTGTTCGGCGGTGGTTATGGAGCACAGGCAGAGCGAATGATAGAAGCACTGTTGCGTAGCATTTAA
- a CDS encoding aminoacyl-tRNA deacylase, protein MEIPTRLLQLLNEHQISYEVLHHPAAYTAQELAALEHIKARHYAKVVMVQTAETPLMAVLPADHHIDLSKLETVSGTHSPTLAREVEFQALFPDCAVGTMPPFGNLYGIPTYVDRSLTQDDYIVFEAGTHTEAVRMRYPDYERLAHPQIAEFTFKVA, encoded by the coding sequence ATGGAAATACCAACCCGATTGCTCCAGTTGCTCAACGAACACCAGATCTCCTACGAGGTCCTGCATCATCCAGCAGCCTACACAGCTCAGGAGTTGGCCGCCCTCGAACATATCAAGGCCCGTCACTACGCCAAAGTCGTCATGGTCCAGACTGCTGAGACCCCTTTGATGGCGGTTCTTCCCGCCGACCACCATATTGACCTGTCCAAACTCGAAACGGTTTCCGGGACGCACAGCCCGACTCTTGCCAGAGAAGTAGAGTTTCAAGCTCTTTTCCCAGACTGTGCCGTGGGTACCATGCCCCCCTTCGGCAATCTGTATGGCATTCCCACCTATGTGGACAGGAGCTTGACCCAGGATGACTACATCGTCTTTGAGGCCGGTACTCATACAGAAGCGGTTAGAATGCGCTACCCCGATTATGAGCGGCTAGCCCACCCCCAAATAGCTGAATTCACGTTCAAAGTCGCCTAA
- a CDS encoding mechanosensitive ion channel domain-containing protein translates to MLFLVIAFALQEVIASFAGWIAVSFGNFYKPGDRIQLGGIRGDVIDIFANHFNGGWRLGERRSIQWPDRPCCQ, encoded by the coding sequence GTGCTTTTTCTGGTCATTGCTTTTGCTCTTCAGGAAGTAATTGCTAGCTTTGCTGGATGGATAGCTGTTTCCTTTGGGAATTTCTATAAGCCCGGAGACCGAATTCAATTGGGAGGTATCAGAGGCGATGTGATTGATATATTTGCGAACCACTTTAATGGAGGTTGGAGATTGGGTGAAAGGAGATCTATACAATGGCCGGATCGTCCGTGTTGCCAATAG
- the ndhO gene encoding NAD(P)H-quinone oxidoreductase subunit O: MPIKKGGFVVAKRDSLTGDVALANDTRWPEYIFQTPGEVQEIRGDYAFVKFGAVPTPSVWLPLSVLEEKA, encoded by the coding sequence ATGCCAATCAAAAAGGGCGGATTTGTCGTTGCCAAACGGGACAGTCTGACCGGGGATGTGGCGCTCGCCAATGATACCCGCTGGCCCGAGTATATCTTTCAGACACCAGGAGAAGTGCAGGAGATCCGAGGAGACTACGCCTTCGTCAAATTTGGCGCTGTCCCGACTCCCTCCGTTTGGCTCCCGCTGTCGGTGCTCGAAGAAAAAGCCTGA
- a CDS encoding phage holin family protein, with amino-acid sequence MGWLINWILSALALIGTAYLVPGFNIRGVGAALIAAVVIGLVNATLGSVLKLITFPFALLTLGIASLFVNAFLVWFAALLVPGFTIVGFWAAFWGAVVLSLLNMLLSPLRGRA; translated from the coding sequence ATGGGTTGGCTGATCAATTGGATCTTGTCTGCTCTAGCGCTTATTGGGACTGCTTATCTGGTTCCGGGCTTCAATATTCGGGGTGTTGGGGCGGCGCTCATCGCAGCTGTGGTTATTGGTTTGGTCAACGCCACGCTAGGGAGCGTGCTCAAGCTGATTACGTTTCCTTTTGCGCTACTCACGCTGGGTATCGCCTCGCTCTTCGTAAACGCTTTTCTGGTCTGGTTTGCCGCCCTGCTCGTCCCCGGTTTTACGATTGTGGGATTTTGGGCTGCTTTCTGGGGCGCAGTAGTCCTCTCCCTACTCAATATGCTCCTCAGTCCCTTGCGCGGGCGCGCCTGA
- the glyQ gene encoding glycine--tRNA ligase subunit alpha, translating into MHFQQVISTLSNFWMLHGGCFLALPYDVEKGAGTFSPHSFLRALGPEPWAVAYVEPCRRPTDGRYGENPNRLQHYYQFQVLIKPSPANIQELYLQSLEALGIAVAQHDVRFVEDNWEAPTLGAWGVGWEVWLDGMEVTQFTYFQQCGGIECKPVSVEVTYGLERLSLFLQGVDSVYDIIWSEGLTYHQVHHQSEVEHSTYNFEVSDISLLQELFDRYEAEAERIVDIPLVLPALDYVLKASHTFNLLEARGVISVTQRAQYIGRIRKIACRVAERYLEQREHLGFPLLNQRPSLTY; encoded by the coding sequence GTGCATTTCCAACAGGTAATTTCTACCTTAAGCAACTTCTGGATGCTCCATGGCGGTTGTTTCCTGGCTCTTCCCTACGATGTGGAGAAGGGAGCGGGGACTTTCAGCCCACACAGTTTCCTGAGGGCTTTGGGACCAGAGCCGTGGGCTGTCGCCTACGTTGAACCTTGCCGTCGTCCTACCGATGGTCGCTATGGTGAGAATCCCAATCGCCTTCAGCACTACTACCAGTTTCAGGTCTTGATTAAGCCCTCACCTGCTAACATTCAAGAACTGTATCTCCAATCTTTGGAAGCCTTGGGGATTGCAGTGGCCCAGCATGATGTACGCTTTGTTGAGGATAACTGGGAAGCACCGACCTTGGGGGCTTGGGGCGTTGGCTGGGAGGTCTGGCTGGACGGCATGGAGGTCACGCAGTTTACCTACTTTCAACAGTGCGGAGGTATCGAGTGTAAGCCTGTGAGTGTCGAGGTGACCTACGGGTTGGAGCGGTTAAGTTTGTTTTTACAAGGAGTGGATTCCGTCTATGACATCATCTGGAGTGAGGGCCTCACCTATCACCAAGTTCACCACCAGAGCGAGGTTGAGCACAGCACCTATAACTTTGAGGTGTCTGATATAAGCCTCCTACAAGAACTGTTTGACCGCTACGAAGCCGAGGCAGAGCGCATCGTTGATATTCCCTTAGTGCTGCCTGCACTCGACTATGTCCTCAAAGCTTCTCACACTTTCAACCTGTTGGAAGCCCGAGGCGTCATCAGTGTGACCCAAAGAGCCCAATACATCGGTCGGATCAGGAAAATTGCCTGTCGGGTAGCCGAGCGCTATCTGGAGCAGCGCGAACATCTTGGCTTTCCGTTGCTTAACCAACGACCATCCCTGACGTACTAA
- a CDS encoding DUF2808 domain-containing protein — protein sequence MDFTRGWAAGLLVGFGTLFFPAQAWSEATGAYSVTDVGTRATVALAPYFTHFPQLTRAATSNISSSYDYARYSFTIEVPEDSGAALGGLVIGVPASGWHRVPNQDTVSAVDGQGKPVALARIEPGAMEQKVAPGDHALVLTFAQPVAAGQSVTVQFYPMRNPRQGGSFLFDIAAFPAGEPSPPRFLGFGRITFYQGSGGHR from the coding sequence ATGGATTTTACACGGGGTTGGGCCGCAGGGCTTTTAGTTGGTTTTGGGACATTATTCTTTCCGGCGCAAGCATGGTCTGAGGCCACAGGAGCCTACTCGGTTACGGACGTGGGCACAAGGGCTACCGTTGCGCTTGCACCCTACTTTACGCATTTTCCTCAGCTAACTCGGGCGGCGACAAGCAATATCAGCAGCAGCTATGACTATGCCCGCTATTCCTTTACCATCGAAGTCCCTGAAGACAGCGGGGCGGCATTGGGAGGACTGGTGATTGGGGTCCCGGCATCAGGTTGGCACCGTGTCCCAAATCAGGACACAGTCAGTGCGGTGGATGGACAGGGAAAGCCCGTGGCCTTGGCACGGATAGAACCGGGCGCTATGGAGCAGAAGGTAGCGCCGGGGGACCATGCGCTCGTCCTGACTTTTGCCCAACCTGTGGCTGCGGGGCAGTCTGTGACGGTGCAGTTCTATCCCATGCGCAATCCCCGTCAGGGCGGGTCTTTCTTGTTTGATATCGCGGCTTTTCCGGCAGGAGAACCCTCTCCTCCCCGTTTTTTGGGCTTTGGGCGGATAACTTTTTACCAAGGGAGTGGAGGACACCGCTGA
- the queD gene encoding 6-carboxytetrahydropterin synthase QueD, which produces MPETFELVKSFHFEAAHALPMVPEGHPCARIHGHSYRVEIALKGALDPHMGWVMDYGVISEVLKPIIDKELDHRLLNEVPGLENPTSELLALWLWHRVFARLPQLHRITVAETCSSQCNYYGPERSSGALTK; this is translated from the coding sequence ATGCCGGAGACCTTTGAACTGGTCAAGTCCTTCCATTTTGAAGCGGCCCACGCGCTACCCATGGTCCCCGAGGGCCATCCCTGCGCCCGTATCCACGGGCATAGCTACCGCGTGGAGATTGCACTCAAGGGAGCGTTGGACCCCCATATGGGCTGGGTCATGGACTATGGGGTCATCTCTGAGGTCCTCAAGCCGATTATCGATAAGGAATTGGACCACCGCTTGCTCAATGAGGTTCCTGGACTGGAGAATCCGACGAGCGAATTGCTAGCACTTTGGCTGTGGCATCGCGTCTTTGCCCGTCTGCCGCAACTGCACCGGATCACAGTGGCTGAGACATGCAGTTCGCAATGTAATTACTATGGGCCGGAGCGCTCGTCTGGAGCCCTCACAAAGTAG
- a CDS encoding ribose-phosphate pyrophosphokinase → MRSVLLPTVQTSPVESAYTDRLRVFSGSANPDLALQVTRYLGIPLGSIIRKRFADGEIYVQIQESVRGCDVYLIQPTAHPVNDHLMELLIMIDACKRASARQITAVLPYYGYARADRKTSGRESITAKLTANLITKAGVNRVLAMDLHSQQIQAYFDIPVDHIYGSPVLIQYLLEKNIESPVVVSPDVGGVARARYLAKKLNDAPWAIVDKNRQGHNEAEVMSVVGDVYGKTAILVDDIIDTAGTIHAAGRALLANGAKAIYACATHAVFSGQAMQRLSGGVFEEVIITNTIPVPEAKQFGQLQTLSVANLLGEAIWRIHEDSSVSSMFR, encoded by the coding sequence GTGCGCTCTGTACTCCTGCCAACGGTTCAGACCTCACCGGTTGAGTCAGCTTATACAGACCGCCTCCGGGTCTTCTCAGGCTCAGCCAACCCCGACCTCGCGCTCCAGGTTACGCGCTACCTGGGCATACCCTTGGGCAGCATCATTCGCAAACGCTTTGCGGACGGCGAGATCTACGTCCAGATCCAAGAATCTGTGCGTGGCTGTGACGTCTATCTAATTCAGCCTACCGCTCATCCGGTGAATGACCACCTGATGGAATTGCTCATCATGATTGATGCTTGCAAGCGGGCATCAGCCAGACAAATCACGGCTGTACTCCCCTATTATGGCTATGCCAGAGCTGACCGCAAGACCTCAGGCCGGGAGTCGATCACCGCTAAACTTACCGCTAACCTCATCACCAAGGCAGGGGTTAATCGTGTCTTGGCGATGGATTTGCACTCTCAGCAGATCCAGGCTTATTTCGATATTCCTGTTGACCACATCTACGGCAGTCCGGTCCTGATCCAATATTTGCTTGAGAAGAATATTGAGTCACCAGTTGTCGTTTCTCCGGATGTGGGCGGGGTCGCTCGGGCTCGCTACTTGGCCAAAAAATTGAACGATGCTCCCTGGGCTATTGTCGATAAGAACCGCCAAGGGCACAACGAAGCTGAGGTCATGAGCGTGGTCGGCGATGTCTACGGCAAAACCGCCATCCTTGTCGATGACATTATCGATACGGCAGGGACCATTCACGCAGCGGGACGAGCACTCCTGGCTAACGGAGCCAAAGCGATCTACGCCTGCGCCACGCACGCAGTCTTCTCAGGACAGGCGATGCAAAGGCTCTCAGGCGGGGTCTTTGAGGAGGTGATTATCACCAACACCATTCCTGTCCCCGAAGCCAAGCAATTTGGTCAGTTGCAGACCCTCTCAGTAGCAAACCTCTTAGGCGAAGCCATCTGGCGCATTCATGAGGATTCCTCGGTCAGCAGTATGTTCCGTTGA
- a CDS encoding DUF1499 domain-containing protein, with protein MQPKQHNFLVVVLSLVVLTGVTACASPTNSAATGQGGIEPHMYTASYDRVFAAAKDAFTRWPRGREILDSDSQTGRIHGYSETSFFKFKDDIYVTVTREGSERTRVGVQSKGRQGEYDFGGNARNISEYFTVLDRLLQ; from the coding sequence ATGCAACCCAAACAACACAACTTCCTCGTTGTTGTTCTGTCCCTAGTAGTGCTGACCGGCGTGACAGCCTGTGCAAGCCCCACCAATTCTGCGGCTACGGGTCAGGGCGGGATTGAGCCACACATGTACACAGCTAGCTATGACCGGGTATTTGCAGCGGCCAAAGATGCCTTTACGCGTTGGCCTCGGGGAAGAGAAATCCTTGACAGTGATTCTCAGACCGGGCGCATTCATGGCTATTCCGAGACTAGTTTCTTCAAGTTCAAAGACGACATTTACGTCACAGTTACCCGTGAAGGATCTGAGCGCACGCGGGTGGGTGTGCAGTCGAAGGGTCGTCAGGGCGAGTATGATTTTGGGGGCAATGCCCGTAATATCAGCGAATATTTCACAGTGCTCGACCGTCTATTACAATGA
- the purS gene encoding phosphoribosylformylglycinamidine synthase subunit PurS, whose amino-acid sequence MKYNATVEVTLRPSVLDPAGVAVAQGLVHMGYPVGSVRIGKLIRLEVEAPDEETAQRLVRQMGEQVLSNPVIENYELHRLDSAL is encoded by the coding sequence ATGAAGTACAATGCAACCGTCGAAGTTACCCTGCGCCCCTCGGTCCTCGATCCTGCCGGGGTGGCAGTAGCCCAAGGTCTGGTCCATATGGGCTATCCTGTGGGTTCTGTCCGCATTGGCAAGCTGATCCGCCTGGAGGTGGAAGCCCCGGATGAAGAGACAGCCCAACGTCTGGTACGGCAGATGGGCGAGCAGGTGCTGAGCAATCCGGTGATTGAGAACTACGAACTCCACCGCCTGGATAGCGCCCTCTAA
- the sbcD gene encoding exonuclease subunit SbcD, which yields MLRILHLADIHLGGGLLHGRLNPLTGRNTRLEDFITALNRCIDQALSEPVDLVLFGGDAFPTATPEPAHQEEFARQFMRLAQAQIPVVFLVGNHDQYNRGGGGASLNIYTALEVPGFIVGSTLTTHRISTRAGVVQVVTLPWLHRSAFLTKEATRGLTLEEVDQLMVERLRVILEGEARKLDPELPTILMAHVMVETATWGVERNLAVGRGFTVPVDLLARPEFSYVALGHVHRHQFLHLDPPVVYSGSIERVDFSEEKEEKGFMRVDLVKEGSYRAECRFVPLPARPFCTVKIDASTSEHPQETILAALRRVKVTDAVVRVIYQIHAHQNDSLDLAPIRQALEPAFSYQLVPQMTSQLAQPRIPTLGESATLDPMAALHQYLDNQDHLKALKDDLLKAACTLMDDSTDLTLDQQPPRPGQLRLL from the coding sequence ATGCTTCGTATCCTGCATCTGGCTGATATTCACCTCGGTGGGGGACTTTTACATGGTCGCCTCAATCCGCTCACTGGGCGCAACACGCGCCTCGAAGACTTCATCACCGCCCTCAATCGCTGCATCGATCAGGCGCTTTCAGAACCTGTAGACCTCGTGCTCTTTGGGGGAGACGCCTTCCCCACCGCGACCCCTGAACCCGCTCACCAGGAAGAATTCGCCCGCCAGTTTATGCGCCTCGCTCAAGCTCAGATCCCGGTGGTCTTTCTCGTCGGCAACCATGACCAGTACAACCGGGGTGGCGGTGGAGCCAGCCTGAATATCTATACCGCGCTGGAAGTTCCTGGTTTCATCGTCGGCAGTACACTCACTACCCACCGCATCTCCACTCGGGCTGGGGTCGTGCAGGTGGTCACCCTACCCTGGCTCCACCGCTCGGCCTTTTTGACCAAAGAAGCCACGCGCGGTCTCACCCTTGAAGAAGTGGACCAGCTCATGGTCGAACGCCTCCGGGTCATCCTCGAAGGCGAAGCCCGCAAACTCGACCCCGAATTGCCTACAATCTTGATGGCCCATGTCATGGTCGAGACCGCTACCTGGGGCGTAGAACGCAATTTGGCGGTAGGTCGGGGCTTTACGGTCCCTGTGGATCTGCTCGCCCGCCCAGAATTTTCCTACGTGGCCTTGGGACATGTCCACCGCCATCAGTTCCTCCATCTCGATCCACCGGTGGTCTACTCCGGCTCGATAGAGCGGGTTGACTTTAGCGAAGAAAAAGAAGAGAAGGGCTTCATGCGGGTGGATCTCGTCAAAGAAGGCTCCTACCGCGCCGAGTGTCGTTTTGTCCCCCTCCCCGCCCGCCCCTTTTGTACCGTCAAGATCGATGCAAGTACGAGTGAACATCCCCAGGAAACCATTTTGGCTGCCCTGCGCCGGGTCAAGGTGACCGATGCCGTGGTCCGAGTTATTTATCAGATCCACGCCCACCAAAACGATAGTCTCGACCTTGCCCCTATCCGTCAAGCCCTTGAGCCCGCGTTCTCCTATCAGTTGGTCCCACAGATGACCAGCCAACTCGCCCAACCGCGGATTCCTACTCTTGGAGAAAGTGCCACCCTTGACCCGATGGCTGCGCTCCATCAATACCTCGACAACCAGGACCACCTCAAAGCCCTCAAAGATGACCTGCTCAAAGCGGCTTGCACCCTTATGGACGATTCCACAGATCTCACGCTAGACCAGCAGCCCCCCCGCCCAGGGCAATTGCGTTTACTGTAA
- a CDS encoding MAPEG family protein, whose amino-acid sequence MLLLGENLERLMPFTPPQWLLFAIALAAFLVYVPFAAVAAGRLQVGLDYKAPRGMFDRLPDWAQRATWAHQNAFEVFMLFAAAALMVYVSGRSSDTTTALVIAFLGLRLTHSVFYILNIPTVRSLAWAASMGCIGALMFVSLGL is encoded by the coding sequence ATGTTACTTTTGGGTGAGAACCTTGAGCGTCTTATGCCCTTCACCCCCCCACAGTGGCTGCTCTTCGCCATTGCCCTGGCTGCCTTCCTGGTCTATGTGCCCTTTGCTGCCGTGGCTGCTGGCAGACTCCAAGTAGGGTTGGACTACAAAGCCCCCCGAGGCATGTTCGACCGACTCCCGGACTGGGCTCAACGAGCGACCTGGGCGCACCAGAATGCCTTCGAGGTCTTCATGCTTTTTGCCGCCGCTGCCCTGATGGTCTATGTCAGTGGTCGTAGCTCCGACACGACCACGGCACTCGTTATCGCATTTCTCGGTTTGCGGCTGACCCACAGTGTCTTTTATATCCTCAATATCCCTACGGTGCGCTCCCTCGCTTGGGCGGCATCTATGGGCTGTATCGGGGCGTTGATGTTCGTCAGTCTAGGGCTATAA
- the ftsY gene encoding signal recognition particle-docking protein FtsY, with amino-acid sequence MVFDWFTKRFKGKNGEDTPLTEAETTPTQTEPDVSALGEMQPEPTVALGPPDREPWHSAESLVVEQVEADELDLEEEIEEDEEDDEEGFRWSEEILAAQGRDPNEISLEERTWVQKLRSGLGRTRQGLVAPLLMLMNFMGKGPIQADQLDDLETILLQADVGVQTSEKILQALKQQTIQAGGLKGEQVVPALKQLLREELEVDDPFFAPQRGVLNVWLIVGVNGVGKTTTIGKIAHLAKKSDYKTLIAAADTFRAAAVEQVKVWGERAGVEVIANPQPGADPAAVVFDAVSAAQARGTELLLVDTAGRLQNKKNLMEELAKIRRVIDKRCENANIEALLVLDATTGQNGLNQARIFTEVANLSGIALTKLDGTAKGGIAIAIVGELGLPIRFIGVGEGMDDLRPFSSYEFVEALLAGV; translated from the coding sequence ATGGTATTTGACTGGTTCACCAAACGGTTCAAGGGCAAGAATGGCGAAGATACCCCCCTGACCGAAGCGGAAACCACCCCGACACAGACGGAGCCAGACGTATCCGCCTTGGGTGAAATGCAGCCCGAGCCCACCGTCGCCCTTGGCCCACCGGACCGCGAACCCTGGCACAGCGCCGAATCGCTTGTAGTAGAACAGGTCGAAGCGGACGAGTTAGACCTGGAAGAGGAAATCGAAGAAGACGAAGAAGACGACGAAGAGGGCTTCCGCTGGTCCGAAGAAATTTTGGCTGCTCAGGGGCGCGACCCCAACGAGATTAGCCTGGAAGAGCGGACCTGGGTCCAAAAACTGCGGTCTGGGCTGGGGCGCACCCGTCAAGGGCTGGTCGCCCCTTTATTGATGCTGATGAACTTCATGGGCAAAGGCCCAATCCAAGCGGACCAACTTGACGATCTAGAGACGATCCTCTTGCAGGCCGATGTCGGGGTCCAGACCAGCGAAAAGATTCTCCAAGCGCTCAAGCAACAGACCATACAGGCCGGGGGCCTCAAGGGGGAACAGGTCGTCCCTGCCTTAAAACAACTCCTGCGCGAAGAATTAGAAGTGGATGACCCCTTCTTCGCTCCGCAGCGCGGGGTGCTCAATGTCTGGCTCATCGTCGGAGTCAATGGCGTCGGCAAAACGACCACCATCGGCAAAATCGCCCATCTAGCGAAGAAGTCTGACTACAAAACGCTGATTGCCGCAGCGGACACCTTCCGGGCTGCTGCCGTCGAGCAGGTCAAGGTGTGGGGCGAACGGGCTGGAGTCGAGGTCATCGCCAATCCCCAACCTGGAGCAGACCCGGCAGCGGTCGTCTTCGATGCCGTCAGTGCCGCCCAAGCTCGCGGTACAGAACTGCTTTTAGTCGATACAGCGGGTCGTCTGCAAAACAAAAAGAATCTCATGGAGGAACTGGCGAAGATCCGTCGCGTCATCGACAAGCGCTGCGAAAACGCCAACATCGAAGCCCTCCTGGTCCTGGACGCCACGACCGGCCAAAACGGTCTCAACCAAGCCCGCATCTTCACCGAGGTCGCAAACCTGAGCGGCATTGCCCTGACCAAACTGGATGGCACCGCCAAGGGCGGCATCGCAATCGCGATTGTCGGGGAGTTGGGCCTGCCCATCCGCTTCATCGGCGTCGGAGAGGGCATGGACGACCTCAGACCCTTCTCTAGCTACGAATTTGTCGAAGCGTTGCTAGCCGGGGTTTAA
- a CDS encoding peptidylprolyl isomerase, with translation MAALKPWVCLLLLTGCQRPIPTPFASLATPDPVAIVVLEQALPPTGPQIQELGDQIREVMQNIHQTNKNWTQARDHLHQAQEILNQSKEAILTVTPLQGYPQAQQSLSQLNITLAVWETALQNQNFPAAHSTGQQALWNLATLRLALLTDYTAPPRPPAYSTLPRKRGGWALVRFTTDQGNFKVLVDGYNAPTTAGAFLAAVQAGHFTKVQPTQQRNLVLLPTTVPRLPLEVRPSGQRELLYDPRQPPQSVLSFAPPGTIAFGPSGAGGQFFLYFRDQTGANLREDRYTTLGYVVAGLETVARLQERDHPLRAEILDCPTNNFGDAQPAPGSPVAVSCLLTGPLRLEHGR, from the coding sequence GTGGCAGCCCTTAAACCCTGGGTCTGTCTGCTTTTGCTCACGGGCTGCCAACGTCCCATCCCGACGCCCTTTGCGTCCCTCGCTACCCCTGACCCGGTGGCAATTGTAGTGCTAGAGCAAGCCCTTCCTCCCACAGGTCCGCAGATCCAGGAATTGGGCGACCAAATCCGGGAGGTAATGCAGAACATTCATCAGACGAATAAAAACTGGACGCAAGCACGCGACCATCTACATCAGGCCCAGGAAATACTCAACCAGAGCAAAGAGGCCATCTTGACGGTGACTCCCCTCCAGGGATACCCCCAGGCGCAGCAAAGCCTGAGCCAACTCAATATCACTTTGGCCGTCTGGGAGACCGCCCTGCAAAACCAGAACTTCCCCGCAGCCCACAGCACCGGGCAGCAGGCGCTCTGGAACCTAGCCACCCTGCGGCTGGCGCTCCTGACGGACTACACCGCGCCGCCGCGTCCTCCCGCCTACTCCACCTTGCCGCGCAAAAGAGGAGGCTGGGCCTTGGTCCGCTTCACGACTGACCAAGGAAATTTTAAGGTCCTAGTCGATGGTTATAATGCCCCGACCACAGCCGGAGCTTTTCTGGCGGCGGTGCAAGCGGGGCACTTCACCAAAGTTCAGCCGACCCAGCAAAGAAACCTGGTCCTACTCCCCACAACCGTGCCGCGATTGCCGCTGGAGGTCCGCCCTTCCGGGCAGCGTGAGCTTCTCTATGACCCCAGGCAACCGCCCCAATCGGTCTTAAGTTTTGCCCCGCCCGGAACAATTGCCTTCGGACCGTCAGGCGCGGGGGGTCAGTTCTTCCTCTACTTTCGAGACCAGACCGGGGCCAACCTCCGAGAAGACCGCTACACCACGTTGGGCTATGTCGTTGCCGGATTGGAAACAGTGGCCCGCCTCCAGGAGCGTGACCACCCCCTCCGAGCGGAGATCCTCGACTGCCCGACCAATAATTTCGGCGACGCCCAGCCTGCTCCCGGAAGCCCCGTGGCGGTGTCCTGCCTGCTTACCGGCCCCTTGCGCTTGGAGCATGGCCGGTGA
- a CDS encoding low molecular weight protein-tyrosine-phosphatase, whose protein sequence is MLTTPPKQILFVCLGNICRSPMAENIMNHLVAQAGLSERIVCDSAGTASYHVGNPPDRRMLAAAHKRGIPMQGRARQFIREDFEHFDLILAMDRANYHSILALDPERHYQHKVKLMCGFCQKSTEQEVPDPYYGGPEGFNDVIDLLQDACSGLLQQLR, encoded by the coding sequence ATGCTCACCACCCCGCCCAAGCAGATCCTTTTCGTATGTCTAGGCAATATTTGCCGCTCCCCCATGGCCGAAAATATAATGAACCATCTCGTGGCACAAGCAGGTCTGAGCGAGCGGATCGTCTGCGACTCAGCGGGGACAGCCAGTTATCACGTCGGCAACCCACCCGACCGCAGAATGCTCGCCGCCGCCCACAAGCGCGGTATCCCGATGCAAGGGCGGGCGCGGCAGTTTATCCGGGAAGACTTTGAGCACTTTGACTTGATCCTGGCGATGGACCGTGCCAACTACCACAGTATTCTCGCCCTCGATCCTGAGAGGCACTATCAACACAAGGTCAAGCTGATGTGCGGGTTTTGCCAAAAGAGCACGGAGCAAGAAGTTCCAGACCCCTACTACGGGGGACCGGAGGGCTTCAACGATGTAATCGACCTCTTGCAGGACGCCTGTAGCGGTTTGCTTCAGCAACTGCGCTGA